CCAATAGATCTGGAACATTTAGAAAGACTAGCAGTTTTTTAAAAGTATGTCATTAGCATCTGCCGATGTACTTCAATTTTAGTTATGACATTCTCGCAATcagatttttaatatttattaaaatgttaattaaCTTTTCCTTCTTGTAACAGAATTTTATCAAACATGATTTCTTTGACATTACTGTATGGGGCATAGTACTAAACCCAGATCAATTGACCCACATTAATGATTTACTAACTTTCAGGATCAGGATCCTTTTTGAGGATatgttaaaatttcattaacttTTCCTTCTTGTAACACAAGTTCATCAAACATGATTTCTTCTACATTAGTGTATGGGGCACTAGTACTAAAAGTAAAAGCCCACCCAGATCAACTGACCCACGTTAATCAAATCCACAAGGACATCATGTTAAACCgtgaaattgtttaattaaattaaaagagaTAGCATGAAAAAGCAAGCAAGTGAAAATTAAGTCTGAATTAGATGGcatgaaaaaacaaaactatCCGGCCAGGGAGAGGGGAGTGTGGCCGGTAGGTGGGCATATTGAGCGCAATTACTCATTCAGTTATCCTCTCAAATGAGAGTCCCCTGTATTCTCCAGGCCTTTCCAGTAGAATGCAGTTCAAAATGCAACTTGATAGCAAACTACTTAAGGGCCAAATTTACAAAACTCCTATGGGCTCAGGGGATAGTTAAACACTTAATATCACAGGTGTGTAattgagaatgagagagagatgcaaacatattGACTAATAATTCATATTATTTAAACTGAAGGATGAGTACCATAGCATTCTAccgaatttttattatttgatctcGTTTAAGTAAATTTCATATcacatttttaaaacatataagaattaaaaaaaaaaaaatctcatttcccACGGTATATATTATAGGAACATGAATGGTATGTATGTAAGCATTAACTATTAACATAAAGAACAACTCAACTAACTAAATGAATCctttcatatttcaaaaaaaaaaaaaaaaaatgaatcctTTCAAAAGAACAATGGCAAAGCGATACAGGGGATCCAAATACATagaaaacctcaaaaaaaaattcataaattaaaaagaaagcaCACAAGAATCATGATTTGGAGCTAAAACATAATAACAAATCAATATTTCGAAATCCAAAATTTGGGGAAATAACAAATCTTCAAAGAACACACCTTGAGGTAGTGACACCACACTTGCGAAGGCTCCGACATAATTTTCAGACGCAGGAAGGACGCGTGCGGCGGTGTATGTGGCGGCGTAGAGCTCCGGTGCTAAGAAGAGAGGAGGAgagaagttttttattttattttgaaaatagatagaagtatattaaaaaaactgaaGGAGTACAAAGTCTGCTGTAGGGGTGGCTCCCACAGACCAGACCCCAACAGTCAATAcaatcaaaaggaaaagaaaactataaatcaaaaggaaaataaaactaTAAAGTAAAATGTATGCAAGAATCACAAAAGTGACGGTAGCACACTCAGGTGCTCAGATGGTAGGCCTGCTACGAGTGAAACGTTGGTATTTGTCCAATAACGTTTCTGCACTCTTGAGTATTGCATGCGGCGGGGTTTGAGACGCTTCAAAGTAAAATCTATTTCACGCGTTCCATATGGACCATGTCACCATGGCCCACAACTCAAATTCTTTGCGGGACAACCTTCCCTTTAAAGATTGGGCTAAGCTGAAGAACGTCCTAGCCGAGGAGTCACTCTTCTGCAATTTTCCTTTGACAAGAGCCCATACATTTCGTGCTAAAGGGCACTGCCACAGGATATGGAGAACCGTCTCATCACTCGAACCACACACCGCACATTTAGGGTCAATGGGTACTCGCCGACGTGCTAAGTTTGCTCGAGTAGGTAGGATATCTGAGCTAGCCCCCCACACGAAGTTTCGTACCTTAGGAGGGATAGGTAACTGCCACAGCCAGTTCCACATGGGCTTGTCTTCTTGCACCCTGGAGTGTTCGTCGTTCCCTGTCCCATTCATCCGGAGTGATACTTGATAAGCAGTTCGAACCGAAAACGTTTGGGCCTTATTTTCATTCCATATTAGTGTATCTCGACCCTCTAAACTCCCCAGGCGAATCCGCAGAACTTCATCTCTCGACGGTGGTTGAAACCAAGCATTGACCTTCCCCCTGTCCCACTGTTTAGTTTGTGGGTTTATAAAGTCCACCACCCTTAACATCAAGTCCACCCCATCATGAAAAGTCGGGGTGTGAGGTAGCCACTTGTGAGACTGAATACCAACCGAGCTCCCATCGCCGATTTTCCATATGGATCCCATCCTAATTAGCTCCCTAGCATTGAGGAGACTACGCCACACGTAAGAGGGGTTGCACCCAAGTTCGGCCTCCATGAATGAGCATGTGGGGAAGTACCTTGCTTTGTACACTCGGTAGAACAACGAGTGTGTCCCATGGATGAGTCTCCACGCCTGCTTAGCCAACATCGCAAGGTTAAACGCATGAATATCGCGAAAGCCCACCCCCCCTCTATTCTTAGGAGTGCACAGCTTGCCCCAGTTGATCCAGTGAATTTTCTGCTCATTTCGAGTCTGCCCCCACCAATACTTTGCCAATACTGAGTTCATCCCATCACATACAGCTCTAAGGATTTTGAAGATGCTCATCAAGTACGTAGATATTGCCTAGGCCACCGTCTTAATAAGGACTTCTCTCCCAGccttagagattttttttttcttccaccCCATCACCCTTTTAGAGATCCTTTCCTGAAGATCCTTGAAGGTACTGACTTTTGATCTGCCCCCCATTATGGGTAAACTTAGATATTTTTCGCAGCTTGTCATTACCTGCGCCCCAAACATAGACTGAATATTTTCTTGAACCTCTCGACGTGTGTTCCTGCTAAAGAACAATGCAGTCTTTTGGCGATTAATAACCTGCTCTGAAGCCTTTTCGTACTGGGCTAGCATGTCCATCAACCGACGACATTCATCCGTTTTTGCTTCACTAAACAGTAGGCTATCGTCAGCGAAAAGAAGGTGAGAGATACGCACCCCACCCTGACAAGAAGTAAGTCCTTTCAAGTGGCGGGTTTCAGTCGCCTTTCGCAGCAAGGACGAGAACCCTTCAGCGCAAAAAAGGAAGAGGTATGGAGACAATGGGTCCCCTTGCTTGATGCCTCTAGAGGGGGAGACATATCCGCAAGGTTCGCCATTAATAATGATGGAGTAAGAGGTTGTACGTACTGTCAGCATTGCGAGGTCCACCCACTGCATTGGAAAACCGATTCTCAACATGATTTTTTCAAGGAATTCCCATTCCACCCTACTGTAAGCCTTGCTAACATCAAGCTCGACTGCCATGTGCCCGACCTTCCCTCTCCGCCTATTCCGCATCCTGTGTATCATTTCATATGCAACAGAAGTATTATCTGTGATAAGCCGGTCAGGTACAAATGCACTTTGGGAGTCCGAGATAACATTAGATAATATAGGTTTCACCCGATTCGCAAGTACTTTTGAGATAATCCTTGAGACAACGTTACCCAAACTTATAGGACGGTATTCAGTGATGAGTTGAGGATCCTTCTTTTTAGGAATTAGCATAATATGTGTATAGTTCATTTTATGCAAGTACCTCCCTGAGTGTAAGACAGAAAAAATCGCTGCAGTGACGTCGTGCCCTACAACGTGCCAAAATCTTTGGAAAAAGAAGGGAGACATACCGTCCGGGCCTGGTGACTTAGAGGGGTGCATCTGGAAGAGGGCTGCCCGGACCTCCTCCTCGGTGTATGAACACATCAAGCTCCTTGCCATCTCTTCAATCACTACGTTATCCACAGAGCTTAGCACATCCTCCATGCTAAGTTCCGTTGAAGCAGTGAACAAATCTTTGTAGTATGCTTCTGCTATGGCTGCTATCTCCCCTGTATTTGTGCACCAAACCCCATTTGAATCATGCAGGCCCTCGATGGTATTTTTCCTGCATCGTTGGCTAGCCCGTTGGTGAAAATACTTCGTGTTCTTGTCTCCAGCGGGAAGCCAGATGGACCGAGATCGTTGACGCCAGAACACCTCTTTGTGGTGTAGAAGGTCATTAATCTCTCTTCGAACCTCATTTATTTAGTCCAAATTTTCCCCGAAACCCACTGCCCTTAGCTCCTCCAGCTCACCCTGTTTGGTGTTTAACTTGTCCCGGGTGTTCCCGAAGGTATTCCTACTCCAAGCCACGAGGTCCATCCTGcaccttttaattttttcaaacaaacaaaacatagGACTACCTATAGGTTGATTTTGTGTCCAAGAGGTTCTAATCCAGTCTTCACACTCTGGGTGGGCCACCCACTTCTCCTCGAACCGGTGAAGCTTTGTTTTTCGGTGATGGCGTAAACCAGTGGGCTCAGTGGTTAACAAGATGGGGTCATGGTCAGAATAGACTGCTGTCATGTGAAGGACTTTTGCCTGTGGGTAAAGCTCTCGCCAATCCTACGAAGCACAAACCCGATCAAGTCGTTGTTCCACAAAGTCAACCCCATGTCTTCCGTTTCTCCATGTGTATCTATAGCCTTGAAAGCCCAAGTCCACTAGCCCGCAGTGAAGAAGTGTGGTCTGGAAATCCTGCATGGGTCGTAGCGGTTTGGGGGTTCAGCCATTCCTCTCATCAGAGTTGAGGATTTCGTTAAAATCGCCGAGACACACCCAAGGAAGTGATGCCCGACCCGCTAGATGCCTCATCAAATGCCATGTCTCACACTTTAGCCTTTCTTCAGGGTGCCCATAAACCC
This DNA window, taken from Quercus robur chromosome 2, dhQueRobu3.1, whole genome shotgun sequence, encodes the following:
- the LOC126705694 gene encoding uncharacterized protein LOC126705694, with product MLVLQRWEMGLTARSVRFTCLPIWVQVWGLPFDLINEEAGLDIGRGIGRVMEVDCKELASNQARFLRIRVEIPLEKPIRRGGQVVSPEGDQVKVAYKYERLVGMCFQCGEIAAIAEAYYKDLFTASTELSMEDVLSSVDNVVIEEMARSLMCSYTEEEVRAALFQMHPSKSPGPDGMSPFFFQRFWHVVGHDVTAAIFSVLHSGRYLHKMNYTHIMLIPKKKDPQLITEYRPISLGNVVSRIISKVLANRVKPILSNVISDSQSAFVPDRLITDNTSVAYEMIHRMRNRRRGKVGHMAVELDVSKAYSRVEWEFLEKIMLRIGFPMQWVDLAMLTVRTTSYSIIINGEPCGYVSPSRGIKQGDPLSPYLFLFCAEGFSSLLRKATETRHLKGLTSCQGGVRISHLLFADDSLLFSEAKTDECRRLMDMLAQYEKASEQVINRQKTALFFSRNTRREVQENIQSMFGAQAWRLIHGTHSLFYRVYKARYFPTCSFMEAELGCNPSYVWRSLLNARELIRMGSIWKIGDGSSVGIQSHKWLPHTPTFHDGVDLMLRVVDFINPQTKQWDRGKVNAWFQPPSRDEVLRIRLGSLEGRDTLIWNENKAQTFSVRTAYQVSLRMNGTGNDEHSRVQEDKPMWNWLWQLPIPPKVRNFVWGASSDILPTRANLARRRVPIDPKCAVCGSSDETVLHILWQCPLARNVWALVKGKLQKSDSSARTFFSLAQSLKGRLSRKEFELWAMVTWSIWNA